Proteins co-encoded in one Campylobacter jejuni genomic window:
- the atpA gene encoding F0F1 ATP synthase subunit alpha: MKFKADEISSIIKERIENFDLNLEIEETGKIISVADGVAKVYGLKNIMAGEMVEFENGDKGMALNLEESSVGIVILGKGEGLKEGASVKRLKKLLKVPVGEALIGRVVNALGEPIDAKGVINANEYRFVEEKAKGIMARKSVHEPLHTGIKAIDALVPIGRGQRELIIGDRQTGKTTVAVDAIISQRGQGVICIYVAIGQKQSTVAQVVKRLEEHGAMEYTIVVNAGASDPAALQYLAPYTGVTMGEFFRDNAKHALIVYDDLSKHAVAYREMSLILRRPPGREAYPGDVFYLHSRLLERASKLNDELGAGSLTALPIIETQAGDVSAYIPTNVISITDGQIFLETDLFNSGIRPAINVGLSVSRVGGAAQIKATKQVSGTLRLDLAQYRELQAFAQFASDLDEASRKQLERGQRMVELLKQPPYSPLSVEKQVVLIFAGTKGFLDDIAVSRIKEFEDGIYPFIEAKHPDIFEQIRSKKALDSDLEEKLAKAINEFKANHL, encoded by the coding sequence ATGAAATTTAAAGCTGATGAGATCAGTTCAATAATCAAAGAAAGAATTGAAAATTTTGATTTAAATCTTGAAATTGAAGAAACAGGAAAGATTATTTCTGTAGCTGATGGTGTTGCTAAGGTATATGGACTTAAGAATATTATGGCTGGAGAAATGGTAGAATTTGAAAATGGTGATAAAGGAATGGCCTTAAACCTTGAAGAGTCGAGTGTAGGTATTGTTATACTTGGAAAAGGAGAAGGTTTAAAAGAAGGTGCTTCTGTAAAAAGACTTAAGAAATTACTTAAAGTTCCAGTAGGTGAGGCTTTGATTGGCCGTGTTGTAAATGCTTTAGGTGAGCCAATTGATGCTAAAGGTGTGATCAATGCTAATGAATATCGTTTTGTTGAAGAAAAAGCAAAAGGTATTATGGCGAGAAAAAGTGTTCATGAGCCTTTACATACAGGAATTAAAGCTATTGATGCACTTGTGCCAATTGGTCGTGGTCAAAGAGAGCTTATCATAGGCGATAGACAAACAGGTAAAACTACTGTTGCTGTTGATGCTATTATATCTCAAAGAGGTCAAGGAGTTATCTGTATATATGTTGCAATTGGTCAAAAGCAAAGTACAGTGGCACAAGTGGTTAAAAGACTAGAAGAACATGGTGCTATGGAATATACTATTGTTGTAAATGCCGGTGCTTCAGATCCTGCGGCTTTACAGTACTTAGCTCCATATACTGGTGTAACCATGGGTGAATTTTTTAGAGATAACGCAAAACATGCTTTAATTGTTTATGATGATTTGAGCAAGCATGCTGTAGCTTATCGCGAAATGTCTTTGATTTTACGTCGTCCTCCAGGTCGTGAAGCTTATCCAGGCGATGTTTTTTACCTTCATTCAAGATTGCTTGAAAGAGCAAGCAAGCTAAATGATGAATTAGGTGCTGGTTCTTTGACGGCATTGCCGATAATTGAAACACAAGCAGGAGATGTTTCTGCTTATATTCCAACTAATGTTATTTCAATTACAGATGGACAAATTTTCTTAGAAACTGATTTATTTAACTCAGGAATTCGTCCTGCAATTAATGTTGGTTTATCAGTATCTCGTGTAGGTGGGGCTGCTCAAATTAAAGCTACAAAACAAGTTTCAGGCACATTAAGACTTGACCTTGCTCAATATAGAGAGCTTCAAGCTTTTGCACAATTTGCTAGTGATTTAGATGAGGCAAGTAGAAAACAACTTGAACGTGGACAAAGAATGGTTGAACTCTTAAAACAACCACCTTATTCTCCGCTTAGCGTTGAAAAACAAGTAGTTTTAATTTTTGCAGGAACCAAAGGTTTCTTAGATGATATTGCTGTTTCTAGAATTAAGGAAT
- a CDS encoding ParB/RepB/Spo0J family partition protein — protein MGLNKDRGLSSLISDMDTVYSKELGFDKNQSTMIEIDQISPNPFQPRKNFDQEALDELANSIKEFGLIQPIIVFKKNNKFILIAGERRLRAVKALGKKEILAFIADIDENKLRELALIENIQRENLNPIELANSYKDLMQVHKITQENLAELIHKSRTQITNTLRLLNLDIRTQELIASGKISQGHAKVLVGLDQKDEKMLVDSIIGQKLNVRDTEKIVKKIKNNESLPNQEFEDEIKKLKQILNRFGFDCKNKNNDFVIHLENIDKIKKLIKMLEKL, from the coding sequence ATGGGGTTAAATAAAGATAGGGGTTTAAGTAGTTTAATCAGTGATATGGATACTGTTTATAGCAAAGAATTGGGTTTTGATAAAAATCAAAGCACTATGATAGAAATTGATCAAATTTCACCCAATCCATTTCAGCCAAGAAAGAATTTTGATCAAGAAGCTTTAGATGAGCTTGCTAATTCTATCAAAGAATTTGGACTTATTCAGCCTATTATTGTATTTAAAAAAAATAATAAATTTATTTTAATTGCTGGGGAACGTCGCTTAAGAGCAGTGAAAGCATTAGGAAAAAAAGAAATTCTAGCTTTTATTGCTGATATTGATGAGAATAAGCTTAGAGAATTGGCTCTTATTGAAAATATACAAAGAGAGAATTTAAACCCTATTGAGCTTGCTAATTCTTATAAGGATTTAATGCAAGTTCATAAAATTACTCAAGAGAATTTAGCAGAACTTATTCATAAGTCTCGTACTCAAATAACAAATACTTTAAGACTTCTGAATTTAGATATTAGAACTCAAGAGTTGATTGCTTCTGGAAAAATTTCTCAGGGTCATGCTAAAGTTTTGGTTGGTTTAGATCAAAAAGATGAAAAAATGTTGGTTGATAGTATAATAGGTCAAAAACTTAATGTTAGAGATACTGAAAAAATAGTTAAAAAAATAAAAAATAATGAAAGCTTGCCTAATCAAGAATTTGAAGATGAAATAAAAAAATTAAAACAAATACTAAATCGCTTTGGATTTGACTGCAAAAATAAAAATAATGATTTTGTAATTCATTTAGAAAATATTGATAAAATTAAAAAATTAATCAAAATGCTTGAAAAGCTTTAA
- a CDS encoding FoF1 ATP synthase subunit B', translating into MFEDMHPSIMLATMAIFLAMIVILNSMLYKPLLKFMDERNDSIKNDENKVKENSQEVLGVNDELEAIHINTREEIQKIKQSAIAAAKEEAEQILRSKKEELERKMAGFYADLAVQKKELQEHLNIHLPELKQALQNNIKKI; encoded by the coding sequence ATGTTTGAAGATATGCATCCTTCCATAATGCTTGCTACTATGGCTATTTTTTTAGCTATGATAGTTATTTTAAATAGTATGCTGTATAAGCCGCTTTTAAAATTTATGGATGAAAGAAATGATTCTATAAAAAATGATGAGAATAAAGTAAAAGAAAATTCTCAAGAAGTTTTAGGTGTGAATGATGAATTAGAAGCTATTCATATTAACACTAGAGAAGAAATTCAAAAAATTAAACAAAGTGCTATAGCTGCTGCTAAAGAAGAGGCAGAGCAAATTCTTAGAAGCAAGAAAGAAGAATTAGAAAGAAAAATGGCCGGTTTTTATGCAGATTTAGCCGTTCAAAAAAAAGAGTTGCAAGAACATTTAAACATACATTTACCTGAGCTTAAGCAAGCTTTGCAAAATAACATAAAGAAAATTTAA
- the atpH gene encoding F0F1 ATP synthase subunit delta: MENIIARRYAKAIASRADINVFYQNLCILNSAFVLPKFKNIIESNEIKKERKMEFLDSFFDIKNSSFQNFLRLLIENSRLECIPQIVKELERQKAFKENIFVGIVYSKEKLSQENLKDLEVKLNKKFDANIKLNNKINQDDSVKIELEELGYELSFSMKALQNKLNEYILKII, from the coding sequence ATGGAAAATATAATTGCAAGAAGATATGCAAAAGCGATAGCTTCAAGAGCTGATATAAATGTTTTTTATCAGAATTTGTGTATTTTAAATTCTGCTTTTGTTTTGCCAAAATTTAAAAATATTATAGAATCTAACGAGATTAAAAAAGAAAGAAAAATGGAATTTCTTGATTCTTTTTTTGATATTAAAAATTCTAGTTTTCAAAATTTTTTAAGACTTTTGATTGAAAATTCAAGATTAGAATGCATTCCTCAAATAGTTAAAGAACTTGAAAGACAAAAAGCTTTTAAAGAAAATATTTTTGTTGGTATTGTATATTCTAAAGAAAAATTAAGTCAAGAAAATCTTAAAGATCTTGAAGTCAAACTTAACAAAAAATTTGATGCAAATATTAAACTAAACAATAAAATCAATCAAGATGATAGTGTTAAAATAGAATTAGAAGAATTAGGTTATGAACTTTCTTTTTCTATGAAAGCTCTTCAAAATAAGCTAAACGAATATATATTGAAAATTATCTAA
- a CDS encoding F0F1 ATP synthase subunit B, producing MSKLFFIIFLLPLYAFGASNGSGEYDIIPRTINFLIFVAILYYFVATPFKNFYKNRIVKISSKLDEIQKKLLESKAKKLDMMKKLEEAKASATAALVTAKKEAEILVQNIKKETQDELDLLQKHFEEQKDYEFRKMEKELVSNTLNEIFSDPNMTLKQSEIIELMMKKVS from the coding sequence ATGAGTAAGTTATTCTTTATTATATTTTTACTACCTTTATATGCTTTTGGTGCATCAAATGGTAGTGGAGAATATGATATTATTCCAAGGACTATTAATTTTCTAATTTTTGTGGCTATATTGTATTATTTTGTTGCAACTCCATTTAAAAATTTTTACAAAAACCGTATTGTAAAAATTTCTTCTAAACTTGATGAAATTCAAAAAAAACTTTTAGAAAGTAAAGCTAAGAAATTAGACATGATGAAAAAACTTGAAGAAGCTAAGGCAAGTGCTACTGCCGCTTTAGTTACAGCAAAAAAAGAAGCTGAAATTTTAGTTCAAAATATTAAGAAAGAGACTCAAGATGAGTTAGATTTACTTCAAAAACATTTTGAGGAACAAAAAGATTATGAATTTAGAAAAATGGAAAAAGAATTAGTATCAAATACTTTAAATGAAATTTTTTCTGATCCAAATATGACATTAAAACAGAGTGAAATAATAGAACTTATGATGAAGAAGGTATCTTAA